aatataatatgtgtgaattgtgttatacacttatacatataGCATATGTCcacaaatatttcataatatagagtatattttataagagatattttataataacttataaataatacacatgtttttattgttcagtttttaagtgcatatcactgtataaatatacatacctataatctgttacctatacctacagaTTGGCTACAATGgtggataatattaaaaatgtggaAACGATCTTTACATAACATAtctataattagttataactaggTACTAACAAGCTGTAAtatacgactataatatatatctacctataggcgtaagtaaaatgtaaatattgtaaattgtgtgATGCGTgagaaaattaaagaaaaacaggATGACAAGTGGTTACTGCTCTTCTGCTGTAGGTGCATTATAAGTGTCATTTGGGTCTGCAGTCAAAACACCATGGGCAACCGCGTATAATGGATACgcatataataaagtataaacacatttttgacaATATAAGAACCAAAACCGACTATAGGACGTAGAAAATAATCTCTTCTTTAAATGAATTGTcagatattcaatattaaaatttaaaacgtaataaagtttattaaataaacaagcTCCTAACGgaaaacaaaaaacaagaaGTGAGAGATGACTGGAGCCTGGAGGTTATAGTTATAGGTTGATTAGATTAGGTCAGGTTATGTTAGACCTAACCTCTCTATGGTTTCCGGAACGTATTTACAAAAAGTAAATGTTTTCCCAAACCTCGCgaacatactatataatttatcactCCTCTGAAATTGTACGCAGTACTGCTCATGggccaattataatatttctaaaatagctcaaaaagcaTAGACAAATTTagtgatatttttcaaatatgaatTTACGGTTATTTGGTTATTTGTTTTGGAGTTTTCCCACaccaaaaaaaacaatattgatattGTCGGAAACTGGTTTgcctaaaaattcccgtttttcttatttttttcctttttgttttcccgattattattaagaaaagtactaagaattttcaatttttatccctcaaaagtaccaactcatacactgctcagaatctaaagctatattatttattatgttctgATTTGTAACACAATTGTGATAAAGAATTACAAAAgtgataatattagtaagtatTTTATTGTCATGGTTTCACATTTACCTGAAcgaaatacacaaataaattcaaGCTTGAACTTTAAGCTTTTATAgcttgaatacatttatttaccacttataataaaattatctgtGGAATGTGGATCTAAAACTAATCTAACATCATCATATATCTAAACgtagtaaatacaatttattctacAGCTTTGAAAATTAAACCAAGGAAACACACTAGAATACGTATTATTTTGATGCGTAGACTTCTATTATGGATACCAATGATACCATACgtatgacttataagttatgggtaaaaatatataatgtaaaatatttagataggaTCTATAAAATCAGACAGTTGTACCTAcctttattatctaaaatattggtgaattacataatatttttaatgcaataatattgaaaactgatAATAACGCAAAACAGTTGATGAtctattgtgtatttgtgtggtATATGTCCCTCGATTTATTCATTGATTTCACCATGACGGATACAATGTTGTAGGACGTCATCATAACCTGaagttttatagaaatattaaagcAAAAAAACATCAGCTAGTGGTTCTGAAtagtattttgttattgatatgtttattgtttatatgccattagtcaataaattaatacttacgTTAGCAAATAGTTGTAAGTTGACTAATTTTTTCGGCGAAAGTTTCATCGTTGTATTTTGATTAGCATCATTGACCTTcatggttaataataataacttttttaatttcaaatccaTCTTCGTCCAGTTACAACTTTACAAGAATATATTCCAAGGTTGACAAATTTTCTCTGcgtaatataagtttattattatcgatttaaGTCAAAAGAacgaatttaaaactataatcatatttatatactaacctttaagttaatattatcaaataaattagagTACAGAAATAACTGTAAACatgcaattaaaattgaacTGCCGATCCTACATACCTAAGTTTACGAttgaataagtaaatatttctgTTGACAAAAAAATCTATACAGGCAAAGtaaacacattattaaaattagagaTGGGACATGACGTAGTTCACATTGGTGACCGTGAACTAGTTCAGTGAATCATTTGGTTATATGACTTGTTAACTATATGAATTGCCTACTCGTTTTctaggggattcgataccgtgattttctgttttcgtctaacacacgcgtgacatagtactttggacgtgttttttgtcaaacataccaattgatctaaatGAAGCGATAActgataagaattctgaaaacagatttgaatttatcGTCAAGTCTAcctgaaatcgactttcccacatttttgattttttggttttaacttctccgaaaattgaaatataacaatttttaaatactcttttttaatatgtcaTTTTAAGGAATTTGgaggataatatcaaaaatgtgggaaattCGTTTTCAATTAGaattgacgacaaattcaaatctgttttcagaattctatcgcttcattagatcaattggtatgttagGCAAAAAActcgtctaaaatactatgtcacgcgggtgttaaacaaaaacagaaaatcacggtaccTATCGTGGAATTCCCTtcaaaatgcattataatatttagatattgcaTTTGTAATGACAGTTGAAAttgctgttttaaattttttattttatataagggttattaactgttttattattattattattattgaatttcttTTACAcgcttcaataataattgtggttATGAGCTTTTGCGTTTATAaagattgtattataattattggtcaCTACTCACTAGTACTCACTATtcactttttttcttatacatttaagACTGTTTTAGATGTTATgcttacatacaattttaaagctAGTGATTCCTTAATACAATAAACAAGTCTAATAAaatgttgcatattattataaaatattaccataacCAATGTGTTCAACAGTATTATGATTAAGCTTTATATATTAGCAacgtatattaaaacaatatgtttcacaattgaaaaatataattttaatttcctgtaaaaattaatgaaacataCTTTGAAAAGAAGTCGTAGTAACTTTTTGATGTAAATAATGCGGTGtcatcaattaaatatataataaatataatatatttattatatattatagttactatatagttaggtacctacattgcaTATCGatattaacgtttttatttttaaataataacaataatttttggaCGATAAATCGTTATTACTTTTAACATCCAATGTGTCAACATTTGAGCATCAAtcgatcataaaataattatattatgactttgCAATTTCCTACAAGAAACCTCACTCAAACTtgaatatcaaaatgtttacaataaattccaaaaagcGCAATGAcggttactaaaataaaaaaattaaatagctctgctcagaaattaaaatatacctgcCCTGAGTagctgtgtaataataatatgttacattgttacGAACTAGGCAATGAAAAACAAAGAGAGCACTGAGTAAAGActaactatataagtacctatatgaatacCTAAGtggaattattgtaaaatggaTATCATCATCGTTTTtcatgttaatattttgttatgttaatcgttaacatatattatattatattccaaaatatacttacaaatcAAGTTGTTGTTGAtcaaacaaaatcgatttaaaacatttataatcatCTAAAACATTATGATCGTGAtctgaaaaaatgtatgtaatcggtatacagtaaatatataattcctatattattcaatatatagtataggtatgtaGTAGGTGTGTACTAatactgtaggtacttaaatactaaaacatattattgagtTTCACTAAAGGTCTTACTTTGGTTCCTATTTGCATACTGTGCTAAATTTGATCGGtactaaaaatttgaataagttCAATATTACCGTGCGTTCAACGCCGTAAAGGTTACGATTGTCGTATACCTACGGCCCGAAAAACTAGTTCAATTGAACGACTCACTAAAGTTAACGATTCGGAATTGAATCACTATACGATTTAACGTCGTTCGGCACTGAGTCAATCCATCCACTTGTTAATTTTGCCAATGTCCGtgtggtataataaatataatatacagggtgtttctgAAATGGATGAGGTAACTTATGCGAACTCAATGTGATGGCCTTGCAatgaagatttttttgaaattttttttctatcttcaAAATCTgggtttatacaaattttttttagaacattattttaaatgtaaaaataaataatcaacttctatttttaagaaattctcATATAAATCGAGGTGTCACATCATTTTCACGCTTGTCGCGCGTTTTTCACCCTCTAATCgccgactaaaaaaaaaaaaaatggtgtggcACATCGATTTGTATGAGAACACTACAAGATAAACAGTGgtgatatttatttgttgtcatttaacatatacttttaattaacgtattattttacattgccaaccaataaaaattataaaataataacaaaattagggTTAACAAAGGTTTAAGCTAACTAAATTTACTGACATACAAgttgtgttacattttaaaataatcataattgaaTACACTTTATATTGAAAACCTATTTTTATCTACAGTTGTTCAATGTGAGTATATCCAAACGTGagcattaactagttagtttattttctagtcaacttatgaacttaactagtttaatttatagttgaaataacttagattTTCTcggttgatttaaaaaaaaaccatcaagttaaaaacattttgaaatttttcgtttatacgtaaatattactatcagtataaaataaaaataatccaatacttAAATAACACAGTCTACACAGACATTAAGTACAGTATATGATAATATCGATATTGTACTCTTATAATTTGTGAATCAATGTATAAATTTATCTGTTatcatactaatattaatatagataaactataaaataatgtcaTATACAATAATCTTTCTTACAATGAACCATAAACATTCATAAAATCAGAAGCGTTATACATTTCAGATACACCCCAACCAGGCCAACCATACGACATATCCatgtctaaataattattaagatgaCACAACATCTATACAGTATAACAATGTAAAACGACCTTAAAATGCTTATGAAttgcttaaaaattttaaccTACGAGGTGCATTAAAGCCGAAACTACACGCCACGGGAGTGGGAGCGTGTATATATACCGCgcatcatagacctataaactaagttagttataccttataatatagtttatagatCTATGCCGCGCACAATAAAATCGACGCACCGCACCAATTTTCCTTTGGCACGGGATACAGAGACCGACAATTATCGGGATGGGACGCGCCACGCATACATACTTTGCCACGCAACACGAATCAGACGGTCAACTGTACCGCGCTATATACCACTGACCACTCCACACTCCACGCGACGCCCAACGCGCCGTGTGATCCCGGATTTAAAGTAATGTGTAAAATCTACTAACGATcgatatatgtacaatatgcgAGGTTGggcaagtaaattattttttttttaactcaattaagttaatatgcaccaataacaaaaagttaaaagttaatacacactttttgttaactttttattaagttaaaaaaaagttaatttgtttatacaacgctagcgtacttacattttttccaacccaaaactaaattatagactatactgTTTATACTTCATACAGTAATTCCATATAAGCTAGATTCAaacgataaacatttttaactttaaacaatttacgatatatattttttgacatgaaaaagAAATAGATTGAaacagtgaaatataatttaattataatttcacattaatttaaaaatgaagttTAGTAAGTTaccagttaagttaatgaaaagccaaaagtaactaaaaagttaaaataaaataaactattaaacttaactttaactttttaacttgttaatgccCGGCCTTGacaatatgtattgtaatattaattatgtttacatataaaaaatataaaaagataaaacttaatagtatggagtataaaaatatgtttaatgaaaaaagagatcaactattataaaaagtattatataaaaaaataacattaaattacacaTATTGAAAAAACTGTATGCAATTTGTTTGTATCagataattatatgaattaatttaagtttgttttttCAAGGTGCTTTTTTTCTTCTTCGTGTGTTAGAGGACGGCGGATCATATGTTATTCCATTGTCTTTTGTCTGTGCATTTCCATACATGTCTGAGAAGGAATATTCAGGTGTTTCCTCTCTTACTAAAGAAGTTATAGATTCTGAAGAACTAGTCATCTTAAATGAAGTGTCGTCTTCAGAATCATTAATGACTTCTTCCCAATTAATATCTCCATCTGGTTCGCTATTCTCAACCAAAGTTGTGTCTATATTCAtactaatattttgtaactgaACAGCTTGTATCccctagaaaaaaaatgttttaagtgaTTTCaacaaacaaaacatttattgatTAACTTACATAAATTTGGAAAGCTTTTATAGCCAGCTTCAAGAAAATGTTTGTACACTTTTTGCCTGTTATCATCAAGGTCTGTAAGCCACCACTTTTAAAATTGCTTATTTGAGCATCAATATCCTGTAATAAgacaaataagtaaattatacagTTGATTTAGGATGTTGTTTGCTATTCAGAAATTTTTAAgcaacacatattattatttttttttttttatacattattttcagtACTTAACCTTAGTATAAAGACATATActgataaaatgtttagtttattgTGTCCAtacattatttgattaaaattaatgtttagtatctaaaatcaataattacttttaatcattaaatgaacatttaaaaaaaaaatgatgaattaatttttttattttagattctgagcggtcaaaaaatgtattgatgatttaacagtgttttttttttactcatcagTCAACACCTTACTTAACCTTTTCAAGCAGTAAAATTgttagattttcaatatttctttTGGTAAGAACATGCATTGGGggattaaatttgaaaaatgccctgcaattttcatattttactaaaatttgtGGGAAAATGAAATTCATATAcaataccaattttattattttgttggaatTCAAAAGTGAataacctattatatacatgacaatttcaccaaatctttatattaaatttattcttaatattttgactctttttgagctatttatttagattcgaaaacagaattattttttattattaaattaattaattatctaaagttcaattttggtagaaattagatatttaaacaaagaataatgattttgtaattaaaaaatataatttgtgtgtGGACTTCAAACTTTTAcgtaatattacacatattgttatattttatatacacaaagtCATTATCAgaacatttaaaatcattttatactattgcCTATTTATATCATGATCCTATTATATTTACACCATTCTACAGTTAGTTGGTATTGAGTATTGACTCATAagctaataacaatattatatgatttaaatatccttatactattataacaattaaataacaataatataaattcaatgtttctgtcaaaaattacttataatttattttataagtacctatatggatataa
This portion of the Acyrthosiphon pisum isolate AL4f chromosome A1, pea_aphid_22Mar2018_4r6ur, whole genome shotgun sequence genome encodes:
- the LOC100168305 gene encoding receptor expression-enhancing protein 4 produces the protein MLPDFLCRPLIMLFGILYPGYMSYKVLKTKRSTNYGIWLMYWITFSMFTSVETITDIFIGPWLPFYNELKLLFLYMTYPTSDSSLTYVYKNIISPFIKRHEKDIDAQISNFKSGGLQTLMITGKKCTNIFLKLAIKAFQIYGIQAVQLQNISMNIDTTLVENSEPDGDINWEEVINDSEDDTSFKMTSSSESITSLVREETPEYSFSDMYGNAQTKDNGITYDPPSSNTRRRKKAP